In Gossypium hirsutum isolate 1008001.06 chromosome A10, Gossypium_hirsutum_v2.1, whole genome shotgun sequence, the DNA window agtaatagcctgatttagggcctagtcagaatagtggtttcgggaccatgaatctgaagttagagaaattattttattattatttagatgttatagcatgtttttaagagtgcatgaaaaatttggtgaagaaaatttagcgtttgtgagcttaattgtaaaaaaggactaaatcgcataaaatgcaaaagtcctaaattgatagccaAAAGTTTCAAATAGCTAGAGGACCtaaatttggggtctttaaaaGAGTATTAGACCCTAAGTtagagcttggccggccatgggagacaattTGGTCCAAAAGTCCAAATTTGGTtgggtttggtggctaatttgactaaaatagaaataaaataagaaaaagatgatatcacaTTCTCATATTCTTCTTTACCACTGATTTTCagccatttttagggtttttgaactcccaaaaatttcagcaactcattcctcttgcaagtaagtgatttacatactctttcttgatgatttttacatttttggacctcTTGAaattcaaatgaggggactatcttGCAAGATGGTTGAGactatagggtttttccatgaaatcatATGAGTATTTTTCTGAAAtttcatggaagaaaatgagtcttaagtgtcttataaacaacttttgtgaaaggtgttagcatgaaaacacctaaaagggtcattttgcacaagttgcaaaatatatgataaatgtgtgaaataatagggACTTTGGATTTTCTATAAGTGtaaaaagtgttcggctaggcataagacatgaagaaattcgataaaaaattgattttatgacctaagggtaaaatgatcattttgtcaaaatctaggggcaaaatggttattttaccaaaGTTGTGAATTGTCGATTGCTAAATtctatttagtgactaaataagtacatttttctattatagatcaagaatttccaAGCCCGAACCTAGACTagggaaaagccaagcaaatcaacTAAACCGTTTAGTCGCTACATTCtgaaatctgaggtaagttgtatgtaaataatacaactacattgataatatatgtgtttgaattgtatcaaaattattatagcataaatcgCTTGatttgtggaaatgagaaaatatgaTGAAAATAGAGATAATAGAATTCTCGTTGGAACCCTTGGCAATAAattagatattcatgccatgacaattgggtcatttgtgtgagctagtgtaagacatgtctgggacatgcatcggccacattacgaGAACCagtgtaagaacatgtctgggacatgcatcagccactggatgtaagccagtgtaagacatgtctgagacatccgtcggctacgagatgatagtcagtgtaagaccatgtttgggacatggcttcgacttgagatatgagtcAGTGTaccatgtctaggatatggcatcggcgCCTTAACCATGTTTGAGGCCTAATGGAtgtccgatagtattccaaatggttcaacggtgaaagttatgaTTTCTAATTattgaggaaagtataaccgtgttgtgagtgataTAGGTACCTATTCGGTATGTTTGAGTCATAAGctcaatatatattatatgatgtgtattgaatattgatgagtaagtctTACTTATGCCCACTTGTGTACTATGggcttgttgatgaatggtaaagttgtgttgtatatttatttatgtgcaacttacaaAGCTTTTTGCTTACTtcctctcctttttcattttcttatagtgccgcctatctacctcaaggatcaacggaagttagagatatcgaccacactatcaatcgaagcattcggtatagtttgatttatatttttgaatatggcatgtatatggaactagacttgtgttttgtgttgttattaatttggccaaaagtgttggcttgggataaattcctcattttgtattaagtctCGAATGATGGCtactattcattttgatatatgcaaatggtgttatgttcatggataagtaaaatgcacaaatgaaatgttgtctattgcTTATTTTATTGCATGAAATAGTCTTGTACTGGTTTTAGTTgcttttgtgtaggttgtgtaagtaagggtgacaaagagGCTCGGTAAATAGCCTAATTTTATCcatacgagtagacacacgggcgtgtgtctaggccgtatgtgacataCGGccaaccccatgggcgtgtggtttggccatgtatcccctgcacgtaaaaattttaagtcagtatgtacgataataaacacacgggcagagacacagccatgtgtctcagccgtgtgaaggacacggcctagcacacgggtgtgttacTTGGTCGTGTGATATTTTggggttgctgacgtcagaaacagaatgtctaggtttttgcacacgggctaagacacggcgTGTCATGGCCGTTTAAAGGACACGGCTAGGGACACAAGCATGTGCCAAGCGATGTGAAAATCACTATAGGTGTGCATTTATATTAATTCCACACAGGCGgagaacacgggcatgtccctgtattgcttaggccatgtgaaacatacaggccatcaacacgaccatgtcgaaatggtcacatgggcgtgttgccctttcacacgggcgtgtgcccctatgtcagatgacatttttctatagttgGCAAAAGAACCCTAGTTGGTTCCAAGTGATTTacaatgtgtgttttgggcctcgaaggcccatattaaggacatgttgataagtttgagaaagttttaaattttttcaggTCTTGGAGACTCGGAAATGGTTGTAAGCACGAGTTTAAAtgaggtaatgcctcgtattccgtcACGGTATAGGATACGGGTATGGGATGTTACAACACGGActaggacacgactgtgtgttccTAGTTCGACAGTCAtatagcctgagacacgggcgtgtctcagccgtgtgaggcacatggccgtgtgacctctgtattcaaatttttgtaactttttcttaaactttcttaATGTTTTCAGTTTATTCTCGAATCGTTTCTAGggtatttctagggcctcgagggctcgatttagtgATGGAATGTGCATGTATGATTGATATATGACATGTTTATGTTAGTGAATGAAATATTGTTAAAATGTTTCCGATTGTATAGTAATGTTCCGTAATCCtaatccggtgatggatacgggttaggggtgttacacctcccCCTAAAAACTTAGGTagtaaacactcaaattttacaatACAGTTTGCACTTACTAACAAAACAATTCCTCAATGAACAAATTGAAGTGCTCTAATAAGCTCTCATGCATAACCTAAACAAGCCTCAAACTATATATCAATTTCAGCTTGCGAACATAGAATCTAAGTAAATACGAAGTAACTCTTTGAAAATAgcaattaaaacataaaacattcaAAGCATTATCAATCGAAGATATGTTCTCCTAAATCAACAATACAATCTCGATCAAATCTCCACACTCTAAGGGTTGAATTGATTCACTTGAATTCAGTTCAATCTTCAAAATCCAAAGATTGATTTTTACGGATAGAAATAGAACCTTCAAAATAACAACTCATTTAGAGGTCTAAAAATTCCCCATTAaattacaaaatcaaataaagCAAATAATTTAATTGTCTCAGTGGCAACCTGCAATTACATCTTGCCTCAACAGAAGAAATTAAAACCATGAAAAATGTTTGGGTATATCATCTAGAAAGTGTAGGAGCTCCAATGGTGTGAAAGTAGATACTTTTTATGGgctttagcttttttttttttaagaaaaactcaaattatttgatgaatttgtcacCGAAAATCCTTATCAAAGGAGAAAATTATTATAAAGAAAAAACTTACTTTTTTCGATGAAATATTCcgttgaaaaaaaatagaaagttcTTGTTTAAAATGCCTTGGTGGTTAAAAAGGTGCTACGTCATCAATTCTTTGCAGGTCTCTAAATCATGCCAATGCATAGTTTTTTCAAACAATAAGAAACAAACACTAAAAGGCATACAAGAAAGTATATGTTTTTTATGAAGCCATACAAGAATATTTGACGTCATAATTATATTACAAAATgtgaattaaatatatataggattcattataatttataattagaaATTGCATAGAAAAACCATATAGTTGCTTATCACTATAGCATAACTccaacattttatatttatatataccttACTAATATGTTTattgtaatattatttatatatgataCTCAAAGCCAAATACATATGGTAGATATATTGCATAGTACGACAATGACCCTAAATATAATAGTATGGGCAATATTTCAGAATTCAAAGCTTTGTACTTGGCCATTTCTGAACTCAAATGAAATTGAGTTCTGCAAAGATTTCTAAAGAGTCAAAGGGGGCCTCCCCAAGCCATGGAGGACATCATAAGAACTCTTTTCACTCGAAACGGCAGAGCCACCACTCTATCCTTCCACTTCAACCGGTCGATCAGCTGGAGCAATGGTCATCTGTAGCGGTAGACATGtacaacaacagcagcagcagcaataacaacaacaaccatcatcatcagcCTCAAACTAGCCACACGTCGACCAGCCGTTCATCGGACTACTCGGCCGGCGGTGACAGGGAGCCTAGTGCGGTGGGCAACAAATGGGCATCAAGGCTTCTAAAGGAATGTGCTAGAGCCATCTCCGACAAGGATTCTAGCAAAATCCATCACCTTCTTTGGATGCTAAACGAACTGGCTTCCCCTTATGGAGACTGTGATCAGAAACTAGCATCGTATTTCTTGCAGGCACTGTTTTGTAAGGCCACTGAGTCAGGACAACGATGCTTTAAAACCCTAACTTTAGTCGCAGAAAAGAGCCACTGCTTTGATTCAGCTCGGAAGTTAATCCTTAAGTTCCAAGAGGTCAGTCCATGGACAACTTTCGGTCACGTAGCCGCCAATGGTGCAATTCTCGAAGTCTTAGATGGTGAGCCCAAACTTCACATCATCGATATAAGCAATACCCTTTGCACTCAATGGCCTACTTTGCTCGAAGCCTTGGCCACTCGAAACGATGACACCCCACACTTAAAGCTCACTGTTGTGGTCACTGCTAATATTGTAAGATCGGTGATGAAAGAAATAAGCCAGCGAATGGAGAAGTTTGCGAGGTTAATGGGTGTACCCTTTGAGTTTAATGTAGTAAGTGGGCTAAACCATTTGGGCCAACTCACAAAAGAGGTACTCGGTGTTGTTGAAGAGGAAGCTGTCGCGGTGAATTGTATGGGAGCCTTGCGAAGAGTCCCCGTCGAGGGAAGAGCTGCAGTGATCGGGATGTTCCGGTCGCTGGGGCCTAAAGTCGTAACCGTCGTTGAGGAAGAAGCTGACTTTTCAAGCACTCGATACGACTTCGTCAAGTGCTTTGAAGAATGCCTGAGATTTTACACGGTCTACTTTGAAATGCTTGAAGAAAGCTTCACCCCAACCAGCAATGAGAAGCTTATGCTGGAGAGGGAGTGCTCAAGGGGCATAGTTAGGGTTTTAGCTTGTGACGATGACCAAGACAGTGAAGGAGAGCGTGAGAGAAGAGAAAGAGGAAGCCAATGGTCCGAAAGACTCAAGGAAGCTTTCTCATCGGTCGGATTTAGCGACGATGTTGTCGACGACGTCAAGGCATTGCTAAAAAGGTACAAGCCCGGATGGGCACTCGCACAACCATATCAAAATGAAACAGGACTTTACTTAACATGGAAAGAAGAACCTGTAGTATGGGTATCCGCATGGAAACCCTAAAAACTTGGCCACAACTACAACCATGGTTTCAAGCTGAATCAATTTGCACTGCATTTATGCAAGAATTTGGAAGCAAATCAAAACATGCAGATGGAGTTCATTACCTTTCATATCTTTCTTTTgatcatttcatatataaatcataaatgtatttacatatatgcttgttttttctttaatgtctactttttttttctcagcTTTATGCTTTGGAGTTTGTGATGTTCCTTTTTCTGATTTAGATCATTATTCTTGTTTGAAGGTGTTTGAATTTGTGCCTCTGCCATCTCCATGGCAATATCCCAATCCTTCCCTTCCCTGTATCATTTTTCCTTCATCAATTTCTTATAAATTTGTAACAAAATTATGTATTATAGGtttgcaataaaaatataaaagtattatgTGCAATATGTATCATTAATTCCATTTTTATATATAGAAGGGTTTCGTTAGTATTAAAAAATATCGGCACCAATAtgctaaaatttcttttaattctgtatCTGCTTTAATCGattcatttttctcaaaataatGTCAATTTTACACCATACACTGCACATTGTTATAAATCTcaactattaaattaaaaaaaatcatttctacTATAAAAGTATAGACATCTTTAGGGATGAACTACAGACATAGACTTAATTCTATTCTAAGTTGTTCCCATGTTCTTTATCCTTTGATGTGGTTATAGAAATTTGATAGAGCCAATGAGAAAATCAATAATCTGTAAAAGTATAGTTAATATTCGAAATTTGATCGATACATTCtcacatttttaataaaaatatctatttaaaaaaTGCATACTCGAtccatataaaaaaaaaaactctaaattgACATCACTGGGTTATAATTTCTGTTTTCACTGGACTATGTATTTGTTCCGCACTTGCAGACTTCTTATGACAATAAAATCATTTTACCTAGAAAAAGGAATAAGCATGTAACTAAAGCCTGCCCAAGAACCCTAAACTTcaccaattaattaattatcagcTTTTAATTGATAATACACGTCCCACCTATCACATTTCTTAGTTGGTAGCATAGAGCATATATCTGTTTATGCATATCTTATTGGTTTACATCAATCATATTCTTTATtccataattaaaaaattattatccactatatatgagaaattaatattaagatataaAAAGAAATTAGAGAATCTACAACATTCtgaccaaaaattaaataaacaaataaacttCAACATTAGCAGTCTCTAGGCGGTCATGTTATTAGAACAGATAACTTTTTTGCAGTTTGTATATTACAGtatcattttaacttttgttGGATCGGAAGTTGGATCACAACAGATCCATccagaaagtaaaataaaaaataaaataaggaatattgGTTAATACAGTTTAGATCAACAATCTTTTATTTGCGAggtgttatttaaaaaaagattttattCAATAATCTAACCGAatcatttattagttaaagtccaaACTATTTTCACAATAATAGATATTTGCAACCCCAATAATGATTCATACAACCGAATGGATGATGATCATGTTCTACTGTTAAAAGAGAAGGATAAAGATAAAAAACTTCAATAGCTCAAactcttttcttctcctctaagATAATCGAATGGATGATGATCATATTTTACTCTACCACGAAATGCCCTTATCATTttctatttaatattattaaatcatAAGCTATTAAAAGTCAAACACGCCAGCATTAAAAACTTTGACCACTCCAAATAGCTTATTCTAACTGCTGTTCAAATATGAAATGGGACAAAACAGTCAAAGTTACTAATAATATTCCCCTTTGAcatttttgacaaaatttataataaattgttAATATACAATCTAAACAAGTTAAAAACCAACTACCCATTTCATTAGAATAGAATAAAGCTATAATGAAATAGAACCGTAATCagtaatttaattgtttggtGGAATGAAATAGAACTATAATAGTATTTttgtatttggttgaatggaatagatgttGTAATAACATACGGAAAAAAGCTGAAATAACCGGAGTATCCTTAGcagatttttttttaagtaaatgattatcgttattgttattaaattttaatataattattattaaatataatttaataaaaataaaaatatataatttaatagcattcttaatataattatttttatattaaattatattaaaatattttttgtattcatatttaattatattaaaaaatttaaaatgttttattttaaattatattttgaaatgaaatattttatattgaattatataaaaatatttcaaatattttatttttatattttctgagTCCAAGTTTTAAAGGACtaatctaaaaattaattttgttttgttattcAAAGTTGCATAGAATAGCCATTCTTTGATGATACCAAAGAATAACTATTACGGGAGGACAAAGAATAGGGAAGTAATAGTCATAACATTGAATGAGTATTATGTTCAACCAAATAAAGGAATGATATACCATTCAATGAATAAGGGGGGGAGTGTTATTCCATTccccccaaccaaacatggtgcaAAGGAATTAGAATATATCTCTCCCTAAAGGTAAGAACCATGCTCGAACAACCACTCCCCGTATTAACTACTACACCTgtttgttcatcacataatcaacTAAGAATGCACTAACGTCATCAAAGATAAATTCAAGGTATATAGAACATGAAAAATAAGCTGATCATAACTATCATAAATCAGCACCatcaaataaaaagaaactctcattaaatcaaataaaaaactattaaccATATTCTTCCATTTGTTGCACCAAGTCTTCTACTTTTGGCAAAGCATAATGCATCAATCATCTCAGTTCATACTTCTCCTCCCACTTTTCATTTTTTAAGACAATCTTTCAACCAAAGTCTGCTACTCTGTTACATCCTACTTTGTTCCATTTTTGTTGTAAGAGAATATGGGACATAAACGTTTTATTCATTATTCGACTCATTTTCCTCTTAGCATGTATTTATGTTCACCACTAAATCATGCtagaaaccaaataaaaaaaattgcccAAACAAATGCAGCCACTATGTCAAGAATCATTTCACaagcacaaaaaaaaaatcaaccataATTATAAACCAAAGTAGTCAATATCACCAAATCAGTATCATTACTCCCCCTTACTCTATTAATCCTCAATCAAATTGCTTTATGTTGTTTAAAGGGTGAGATTAAAAGTTACCTCATTAGCAATAGGGGTCGTAGCtctttgaataaaaataatcttTTCCACAACATCTAGATGAAGTTTGTCTATGCTTGATAAATCTTTAATATGATTTTCATGAGTTGCATCTTCATGTTCCACACAAGCATTAACAAATTGTTGATCTTTATAACTGAAATGTTCCTTTCTCACCCAAATCTGTTTATGTTGTGGTCTGCTAGTTCCATTCATTGTTCTAACAAGTTTTTCCTTTGATCCAAGCTTTTTTCAATCTTGCAAATCTTGAAACAAGAGATCTAATATGTCCAAGTTTCCAACAATAATGGCAAACCATCTTTCAAAAATCATTGTTTCCTTTCCTGTCTCATAAGGAGAAGAAGAACCCATATATTTAGTTTTAACGAAAACTGTAAAAGTGATAGTTTCCTTACCTTTATTGATGTAACCAAATCGTCTATGATTTAGTTCAATTCTCTTTCTTTGTTCACTCGTCAACTTGTAACAATGAGATCTAGTATGTCCAACATTTCCCTAATGTTAAAAAacatgtttgtttttttttctttttgctaggGTAATCAAGTTCACTATGGCCAGGTTTGAATCTTCTAACAGCTAAGATCTCGTCACATTTCTCACTTTGTCTTCCACTTTTCTTGAGAGGGGCTTTGACATCATTCGAGTCTTGCTCATTTTTAGCAATCATTTCACCCTTTTTCTTATAGTCTCATCAAGCATCTCATTAGCCTTTGTAAGATTGAAAATCACGTTATCTTTTTCTATAACCATGGTTTGGGgccttttttttctcatttgagaATGATAACATTTTCCCTTCAAGGAATCATTCCATCGACACAACACTTTCATTTTCTTCAACATATGGTTAACAGTACCCTCTAGGCCATTGAAAGAAACATCATTGTCATTGtttgaatttgatgttttaatcaCTGAACGTGAGATAAAACAACATTTCTTCTTGGACTTCATTATTGTAAACCGTAGTTTAAGATCTCCTTCAAGTGCGTCTGAAGCCTACTTTGATATCAATTGAAAAAGCCTTCAAGTTGCACTTTATTCTAACTATTGCTCGAACATATGTTAGAACAGATAACTTGGTTTGTAGTTGTATAAGATGGTTTCATTCTAACTTATATTGGAATAAAACTTGGAATAGAATAGATTTATCAATAAGGCAAAACAAGAAGTAAAGAAAGGAGAGAAACAACatataatatttgttaacatagTTCAAATCAACAATCCTAAGTCTGTGAAGCGTCgctcaaaaaattattttattcaataatcCAACCAAATCACTTAttggctaaagcccaaactactCTTTCAACAATAGATATTTACAGCCCCAACAATGAATCAGATTGCTACAAATCACTCTCCCCAAAATAACCTCACATACAAATTATAAAACTCTCtaaaaaaatacctaaaaagAGTATCGAACAAAACACCAAAAAGATACAACAAAGAGAACTCAACAAAATAGTTGACAAAGATACTCCAAAGAAGCTCACTAAGTGACGCCACATTGTTGTCTATTTATAGACCTCTTGAAGTGATCATCTAGCAATGTTTCGATAGGTTTTAAACTCTcatttaaaagctaaaattatcTCATTACTTATCTTATGTATTTACCACATAAAAGCCTTTATAAACAAATTCCCCAACAGCTTCAAATATTCTTAAAAGATAAAAGGTGAGGATAAGAAACTTTAATAGCACAAACTCTTCCAAAACAATCAAAGGATGATGATCATATTCTAGTTTACCACGAAATTCTTTTATCATTTGttgtttataaatattaaatcataAGTTATTAAAAGTTAAACATGTTAATACCAAAAAGTTATACTACTTCAATCTGCTTATTTTAACTGTTgttcaaacaaaaataattatcttCATTTAGATGTCAAATGATTAAAAATTCTCTTCTTGTCGGATTTTAATGCATTAAACCTTTAAAGTTCACTAGCAATTGGATACCCAGTGGTGGAAAagtaactaaaaatattaaaaatatgataaagtgaaaaataataaatattattaactattgagaaataaaaaatgaaaaaaaaaagtatgcGCAAAGTGGGTGAGAAGTgctaatgaaaaaaaatatatatgtgaagTAAATAGTTTTATAAACTGGAAATTATTAGTAAAGGTGTTTACAAGTTTGTACTAAGTAATGTTTATACATATGTTTTcgaaaattaaatgatttttttctatattttaactAATTGAATTGGTTTCTTCTCACCATACATTAAAACAAAGTATTAATCTTGAattgttttcaatattttttgtttgttctaatttaaattttatccctttattttatgtaaattgaaaaattagtccatttactttaaaatgttagaatttagtcttcatatttttacaaaaactaAAAACTTACTCCAGTTATTGGTAAAAATACAAacttaaactattaatttttccTAGTTTGTTGcttataaattgttgaattgttatttTCTGCTAATTATGTGCATATAAATTACTGAGCTGATATCCAAGTGAACTATCGAAAACGTTTAAAATTGttacttaattgaattaacttCTCAACTTTTATAAAGTAGGAAAATCAAATTTTGGCAAATCAAAGTGAAGGGACTAACTTCTCATTATTCATTAAGTAGAAGGATGAATAGTTTTGCTCTAAGATTTTAAGTGTTTAGTATTAATgtaaaaaagtacttttgagaaataaattgtctattttagacatgatatggTAAAGTATAAAAAATGCATTTAAATgatgttaaaatttattaatattatgatattttaataaaaaaataagaaattaatattattaatattttgatatatgtaatataaattttaaatattttttaaacaattactatggatttttatcaaaattaatttgaatatataaactatgttttaaatattaaaataattattacaattccaattatatgatgttttatatttgaaataaatttcaatatgaaaataattgtatacctaatataaatattaaataaaatgctTTGGATTATAAATGATggttaaaaatatcatttaattcaaaaaaatgcTTTTTACTTCAAAAGCACATTATTCTCTATTGTTTATGGTGTTAAAAAGCACTTTTAGCCTTAAAAGCACTTttcgaacaaaaaaaaaacctcaccTTAAATTGCTTAGGTTCGACAAGCTTCCGCCATCCTTatttaataagtttatttttttaatacaaactCGTATGACTCCCACATTTCGCGTTGTGTTGATTATCTATTTGTGTCAAATTAATAAGTGCAAATTTGAAGGCTAAAATATACTCTAattctacttttattttcagaaatttagACTAT includes these proteins:
- the LOC107896922 gene encoding protein SHORT-ROOT, which gives rise to MKLSSAKISKESKGASPSHGGHHKNSFHSKRQSHHSILPLQPVDQLEQWSSVAVDMYNNSSSSNNNNNHHHQPQTSHTSTSRSSDYSAGGDREPSAVGNKWASRLLKECARAISDKDSSKIHHLLWMLNELASPYGDCDQKLASYFLQALFCKATESGQRCFKTLTLVAEKSHCFDSARKLILKFQEVSPWTTFGHVAANGAILEVLDGEPKLHIIDISNTLCTQWPTLLEALATRNDDTPHLKLTVVVTANIVRSVMKEISQRMEKFARLMGVPFEFNVVSGLNHLGQLTKEVLGVVEEEAVAVNCMGALRRVPVEGRAAVIGMFRSLGPKVVTVVEEEADFSSTRYDFVKCFEECLRFYTVYFEMLEESFTPTSNEKLMLERECSRGIVRVLACDDDQDSEGERERRERGSQWSERLKEAFSSVGFSDDVVDDVKALLKRYKPGWALAQPYQNETGLYLTWKEEPVVWVSAWKP